CGCGATCGTCGCGTCCGGCACCTCGCCGATCCCGGCCTGCAGCGTCGCGCCGTCGCCGATCTCGGCCGCGACGAGCGACCCGATCAGCCGCGCGTCCTCGCCCGGCGTGCCGGCGACGTGCGCGGTCATCGGAGCGTCCACCTCGACGCCGAGGTCGATCGCGGAGACCGGGAGCTCGGCGTCACCGAAGGTCCACGGCATCCGGGGGTTGAGCTGGGCGACGACGAGGGCGCCGCGGGCGCGCGCCGCCTCGACGGCGGCGGGCAGCACGTTGACCTCGAGCCCCAGCGAGACGTGCCCGTCGCGGGGCAGCGTGGTGTGCACCACGACGACGTCCGGTGCGAGCGGCCCGTGGAACAGCCGCGGCACCATCGACAGCCGGCACGGCACGTACGACAGCCGCGGGTGGCGGCGGAAGCCCGGGCCGACGAACGTCGTCTCCGGGACGATCCCGTCGTGCAGCGGCAGCGCCGCCTGCGCGTTGAGCGCGTGCAGCCGGGCCGCCGGCAGGTCGGCCAGGACCGGAGCGAGCAGCGTGACCGGCGAGGCGAAGTTGCCGCTGGTCACGACCCGCGGCAGGGACAGGGGACCGCAGTGCTCCCGCACCGCACGGACGGCTTGGTCGAGGTCGACGACGCGCATGCGTCCAGCGTGCCAGCAGCCGCCAGCCGCGTCGCGCTCCGCGGGACCTTCGGCCCCCGGGCTCAGGCCTTCCGGTGCACGCGGACCACGTTGTTCGCGCCGCGGACCGAGACGTCCGTCCGGCCCGTGGCGACCGTCACCCGGTTGTTCGCGCCCACGACCCTCAGCGTCGGCAGCCGGCCCGCCCGGACCGTGTTGTTGGCGCCGCGGACGACGACCTTCGTCGAGCGGTCGGCCCGGAGGGTGGCGTTCGCCGTGCGGACCAGCACGGCATCGGTGCGACCGGCCACGAGGCGGGTGTTGCCGGCCAGCAGTCGCACCCGACCGACGGTGCCGGAGATCCGCGCCGAGTCGTTGCCCTCACCCAGCGTGACCGTCCCGGCGGAGGGCGCCGTGACGCTGCTGTTGCCGCCCGACACCTCCAGGTCGCCGACGGCGCCGGCTGCGGTGACGTCGGTGTTGGCGCCGGTGACGGTCAGGCTCGTGGCGCCCGGCAACGTCACCACGGTGTTGCTGCCCGACACGACCACGTCGGTGCAGGTGCCGGTGAGGGTCACCGTCTCGACGCTCTGGTCGACGGTGACCGGGCCGCCGGCGCAGTCGAGGACCACCTCGGCGTGGGCGGCGGGCGCCCCGAGCACGGCGGGCGCCACCAGGGCGGCCGCCGCGAGCGCGGCGCGGGACAGGACGGGCGTCGAGGACCTCATGACCCGGCCCTGCCCGGCGCCGGGTCCGCCGAAACACCGGCGAGGGACAAATCCCCTTGGCTCGTCGTGCGGGGCGTGGCTAGGCTCGGCGCACCATGTGGATCCAGGACTGACCCGACTCGCGACCGCGGCGGCGCACAGCTGCGCCCGGAGCCCGGCGAGTCACCAGCACCGACCGTCAGGATCCGCATGCCAGCGCCCGTGCCGCACCCCGCGTCCGCCTCCGCCCCGCTCGCCCCGCTCGTCGTCACCGGCCTGTCGGTGACCTACCCCGACCGCACCGTCCTCACCGGGGTCGACCTGCTCGCCCCGCCCGGGCGCCGGATCGGGCTCGTCGGCGAGAACGGGGCCGGCAAGTCCACCCTCCTGCGCGCCGTCGCCGGGCGGCTCCCCGACCGGGCCCGCACGGCCGGCACCGTCGACGCGCCGACCGACCTTGTCCTGCTCGGCCAAGAGCCGCCCTTCCGCGACCGGGACACGGTCGCGGAGGTGCTGGCCCTCACCCTCGCCCCGCTGCGCACCGCCGTGGCCGACGTCGAGCGGCTCGCCGCCCGCCTCGACACCGCGGAGGGGGCCGAGGCGTACGGGCGGGCGCTGGACCTGGCCGTCGCCCACGACGCGTGGGACGCGGACCGTCGCGCCACGGTGGCCGCCGCCCGGCTCGGTCTGGACGGTCTCGATCCCGACCGACCCGTCGCCACCCTGTCGGGCGGCCAGCGCACCCGGCTCGCGCTCGCCACGATCATGACCACCCGCCCGGCGTGCCTGCTGCTGGACGAGCCGACCAACCACCTCGACGACGGCGCCATCGAGGTGCTCACCGGCTTCCTGCGCGACCTGCCGGGCGTCGTCGTGCTCGCCAGCCACGACCGCGTCCTGCTCGACGACGTGTGCACCGACCTCGTCGACCTCGACACCGGAGCGTTCGGCACCGACGGCAGCGGCGGCCGGCGCTTCGGCGGTGGCTGGACGGCCTACGAGCGGGCGCGAGCCGACGCCCGCCGACGGTGGGAGGAGTCCTACGAGGCGCAGCAGGAGGAGATCGCCCGCCTCCGGGCGGCCACGCGGATCGGGACGGGCGCGATCGCCCACGACCGCGGGCCGACCGACGGCGACAAGTACATCTACGGCTTCAAGGGCGCGCGGGTCGAGCAGACCCTGTCGCGCCGCAAGAAGGACGCCCAGCGGCGCCTCGAGGTCGTGGAGCGCCAGCAGGTCCGCAAGCCCCCGGCCCCCCTGCGGTTCCGCGGTGACCTGACGTCCGCCGCCAGCGGTCGTCTCGTGCAGGCCCGCGACGTCGTGGTCGACGGCCGGCTGCGACTGCCGCGGCTCGACCTCGCGGCGGGGGAGCACCTGCTGGTGACCGGGGCCAACGGCGCCGGCAAGTCGACGCTCCTCGGCGTGCTGTCGGGCCGGCTCGCACCGACCTCGGGCAGCGTCGACGTCACCGCCCGGACCGTGCGGGAGCTGACCCAGGACCCGGACGTGCGGGAGCCGGCGCGGTCCGCGGGTACGACGTACGACGACGCGGTGCGCGACCTGCCCGGGGCGCCGTCCCTGCGGGACCTCGGGCTGCTGCACCCCCGCGAGCACCGCACGCCCGTGCGGAGCCTCTCGGTGGGCCAGCGGCGGCGCCTGCTGCTCGCCGTCGCGATCGCCGCGTCGCCCGACCTGCTGCTGCTCGACGAGCCGACCAACCACGTCTCCCTCGCGCTCGCAGGGGAGCTGGAGGAGGCGCTGGCGGCGGCGCCCGGCGGCATCGTCCTCGCCTCGCACGACCGCTGGTTGCGCCGGCGGTGGGAGGGTCCGGAGCTGGGACTCGCGGCGTGGACCGGATGAGGCCGTGGGACGCCCGCGCTGGTAGTGTCGCCGTCGGCTCGAACA
Above is a genomic segment from Nocardioides okcheonensis containing:
- a CDS encoding acetyl-CoA hydrolase/transferase family protein, which produces MRVVDLDQAVRAVREHCGPLSLPRVVTSGNFASPVTLLAPVLADLPAARLHALNAQAALPLHDGIVPETTFVGPGFRRHPRLSYVPCRLSMVPRLFHGPLAPDVVVVHTTLPRDGHVSLGLEVNVLPAAVEAARARGALVVAQLNPRMPWTFGDAELPVSAIDLGVEVDAPMTAHVAGTPGEDARLIGSLVAAEIGDGATLQAGIGEVPDATIAGVLERRGLRVWTEMFSDGVLTLEKAGALDRGTPVRTSFVFGSHELYDWVDDNPRVQMLRTETTNAPAEIARQPAMTSINTALQVDLFDQANASRIGARIHSGFGGQTDFTVGASHSPGGRAFMALRSWHPKADVSTIVPLVDEPVTSFQHSAVVTEQGVAWMWGRDEREQARNLIEEAAHPAVREDLWEEARALGIA
- a CDS encoding DUF3060 domain-containing protein — translated: MRSSTPVLSRAALAAAALVAPAVLGAPAAHAEVVLDCAGGPVTVDQSVETVTLTGTCTDVVVSGSNTVVTLPGATSLTVTGANTDVTAAGAVGDLEVSGGNSSVTAPSAGTVTLGEGNDSARISGTVGRVRLLAGNTRLVAGRTDAVLVRTANATLRADRSTKVVVRGANNTVRAGRLPTLRVVGANNRVTVATGRTDVSVRGANNVVRVHRKA
- a CDS encoding ABC-F family ATP-binding cassette domain-containing protein; translation: MPAPVPHPASASAPLAPLVVTGLSVTYPDRTVLTGVDLLAPPGRRIGLVGENGAGKSTLLRAVAGRLPDRARTAGTVDAPTDLVLLGQEPPFRDRDTVAEVLALTLAPLRTAVADVERLAARLDTAEGAEAYGRALDLAVAHDAWDADRRATVAAARLGLDGLDPDRPVATLSGGQRTRLALATIMTTRPACLLLDEPTNHLDDGAIEVLTGFLRDLPGVVVLASHDRVLLDDVCTDLVDLDTGAFGTDGSGGRRFGGGWTAYERARADARRRWEESYEAQQEEIARLRAATRIGTGAIAHDRGPTDGDKYIYGFKGARVEQTLSRRKKDAQRRLEVVERQQVRKPPAPLRFRGDLTSAASGRLVQARDVVVDGRLRLPRLDLAAGEHLLVTGANGAGKSTLLGVLSGRLAPTSGSVDVTARTVRELTQDPDVREPARSAGTTYDDAVRDLPGAPSLRDLGLLHPREHRTPVRSLSVGQRRRLLLAVAIAASPDLLLLDEPTNHVSLALAGELEEALAAAPGGIVLASHDRWLRRRWEGPELGLAAWTG